In the genome of Anomalospiza imberbis isolate Cuckoo-Finch-1a 21T00152 chromosome 11, ASM3175350v1, whole genome shotgun sequence, one region contains:
- the RHOA gene encoding transforming protein RhoA, translating into MAAIRKKLVIVGDGACGKTCLLIVFSKDQFPEVYVPTVFENYVADIEVDGKQVELALWDTAGQEDYDRLRPLSYPDTDVILMCFSIDSPDSLENIPEKWTPEVKHFCPNVPIILVGNKKDLRNDEHTRRELAKMKQEPVKPEEGRDMANRIGAFGYMECSAKTKDGVREVFEMATRAALQARRGKKKSGCLLL; encoded by the exons atgGCAGCCATTCGAAAAAAGCTGGTTATAGTGGGAGATGGTGCCTGTGGAAAGACCTGTCTGCTGATTGTATTTAGCAAAGACCAGTTCCCTGAAGTGTATGTTCCCACTGTCTTTGAAAATTACGTAGCAGATATTGAAGTGGATGGAAAGCAG GTTGAGTTGGCTTTGTGGGATACAGCAGGACAGGAAGACTACGATCGACTTAGACCGCTTTCTTATCCAGATACTGATGTTATACTTATGTGTTTTTCAATTGATAGTCCTGATAGTTTAG aaaacatCCCAGAGAAGTGGACCCCGGAGGTGAAGCATTTCTGCCCCAATGTGCCTATCATCTTGGTAGGAAACAAGAAGGACCTGAGGAATGACGAGCACACAAGACGAGAGCTGGCCAAAATGAAGCAG GAGCCTGTCAAACCCGAGGAAGGCCGGGATATGGCAAACCGCATTGGTGCATTTGGCTACATGGAGTGTTCGGCAAAGACCAAAGACGGTGTGAGGGAGGTGTTTGAAATGGCCACTAGAGCTGCTTTGCAAGCCCGGCGTGGCAAGAAAAAGTCTGGGTGCCTTCTCTTATAA
- the GPX1 gene encoding glutathione peroxidase 1 — translation MAAAGAGGRAAWLEKLSARPLGAAEPLSLGSLRGKVLLVVNVASLUGTTTRDFLQLNELQQRYGPRGLQVLGFPCNQFGHQENGTNDEILPMLEHVRPGNGYKPNFIMFEKCEVNGKDAHPLFTFLKEALPFPHDDPSSLMTNPQYIIWSPVCRNDIAWNFEKFLIGPDGVPFKRYSRRFETIKIQDDIEMLLQKVA, via the exons atggcggcggcgggagcAGGCGGGCGCGCGGCGTGGCTGGAGAAGCTGTCGGCGAGGCCCCTGGGCGCGGCGGAGCCGCTGTCGCTGGGCTCGCTGCGGGGCAAGGTGCTGCTGGTGGTCAATGTGGCGTCGCTCTGAGGCACGACCACGCGCGACTTCCTGCAGCTCAACGAGCTGCAGCAGCGCTACGGCCCCCGGGGGCTCCAGGTCCTCGGCTTCCCCTGCAACCAGTTCGGTCACCAG GAAAACGGCACCAACGATGAGATCCTTCCCATGCTCGAGCACGTTCGTCCTGGCAACGGGTACAAGCCCAATTTCATCATGTTCGAGAAGTGCGAGGTGAACGGGAAGGATGCGCACCCCCTCTTCACCTTCCTGAAAGAGGCGCTGCCCTTCCCGCACGACGACCCCTCCTCGCTGATGACCAACCCGCAGTACATCATCTGGTCCCCGGTGTGCCGCAATGACATCGCCTGGAACTTCGAGAAGTTCCTCATTGGCCCCGACGGTGTGCCCTTCAAACGCTACAGCCGGCGTTTTGAAACCATCAAGATCCAGGATGACATTGAGATGCTTCTGCAGAAGGTTGCCTAG